The Arachis hypogaea cultivar Tifrunner chromosome 19, arahy.Tifrunner.gnm2.J5K5, whole genome shotgun sequence genome has a window encoding:
- the LOC112779497 gene encoding gibberellin 20 oxidase 1, which yields MVNAMAIDCMHSMPQPPKESSLVFEASVFSHQLNLPSQFIWPDHEKASIHVPELQVPFIDLGGFLSGDPLAAMEASSLVGEACRKHGFFLVVNHGIDRNLITDAHALMDDFFELPLSQKQRAQRKTGEHCGYASSFTGRFSSKLPWKETLSFQYSADKKHSPNLVKDYLCSKLGKEFEQFGNVYEKYCEAMSNLSLGIMELLGMSLGVGKSYFREFFEENNSIMRLNYYPPCQKPDLALGTGPHCDPTSLTILHQDQVGGLQVYVDDQWHSVTPNFNAFVVNIGDTFMALSNGRYKSCLHRAVVNSKTTRKSLAFFLCPRSDKVVTPPCELVDNLSSRLYPDFTWSMLLEFTQKHYRADIRTLDEFTNWLQRKDDKII from the exons ATGGTTAATGCAATGGCAATAGACTGCATGCACTCCATGCCTCAACCACCAAAAGAATCCTCATTGGTGTTTGAAGCCTCCGTTTTCAGCCACCAACTCAACCTACCGTCACAATTCATTTGGCCTGACCACGAGAAAGCCTCCATCCATGTCCCTGAGCTTCAGGTCCCATTCATTGATCTCGGAGGGTTCCTTTCCGGCGATCCCCTCGCCGCAATGGAAGCCTCAAGCCTTGTTGGCGAAGCATGCCGGAAGCACGGCTTCTTCCTTGTCGTCAACCACGGCATAGACAGGAACTTGATCACCGATGCTCACGCTTTGATGGATGATTTCTTTGAGCTTCCCCTGTCCCAGAAACAGAGAGCTCAGAGGAAAACAGGGGAGCACTGTGGTTATGCTAGTAGCTTCACCGGTAGATTTTCTTCTAAGCTTCCATGGAAGGAGACACTTTCCTTTCAATACTCGGCAGATAAAAAACACTCACCCAACCTTGTCAAGGACTACCTTTGCAGTAAACTGGGCAAAGAGTTTGAGCAATTCGG GAATGTGTATGAGAAGTACTGTGAGGCAATGAGCAATCTTTCTTTGGGGATAATGGAGCTTCTAGGGATGAGCCTTGGAGTTGGCAAATCGTATTTTAGAGAGTTCTTTGAAGAGAACAATTCAATAATGAGGCTCAATTACTACCCTCCTTGTCAAAAACCTGACCTCGCCTTGGGAACTGGACCTCATTGTGATCCAACATCCTTAACCATTCTCCACCAGGACCAAGTTGGTGGCCTCCAAGTTTATGTTGACGATCAGTGGCACTCAGTTACCCCGAATTTCAATGCTTTTGTCGTCAATATTGGTGATACCTTCATG GCTCTTTCAAATGGGAGATACAAGAGTTGTTTGCACAGGGCAGTGGTAAATAGCAAGACAACAAGAAAATCACTTGCTTTCTTCTTGTGTCCAAGAAGTGACAAGGTTGTGACGCCACCATGTGAGTTAGTGGACAATTTGAGCTCAAGGCTCTACCCTGATTTTACATGGTCCATGCTCCTTGAGTTTACTCAGAAGCACTACAGAGCTGACATCAGAACCCTTGATGAATTCACCAACTGGCTTCAACGGAAGGACGATAAGATTATTTGA